AAGTAAACACTATTCCTTAGGAATGTAAGTTCAAGATTATTATAATCTTTGCTTTGTAAATAAATGTGATTCTCTGTTTTCAGTAGAGATTATTAATCCAGACTAATCAGAAGAATATGTAAACATATAGAGAAAGACAAAGTTATATAcataatttgtgtatgtgtaatatatatatgtgtgtgtgtgtgtgtgtgtgtgtgtgtgtgtgtgtgtgcaaatattttTCTGAGGTTGATGGACCTTAACCTTCTACATTCATTGAAGAAAGTCCTCAGCTCATCAATTTAAGAAGTTTTCCTATAACTAAGTAGCTGTCTGCGTACTCTCCTCATTGCTACCTTCATTTCCTGATTTCTGAATGTGTATATCACAGGATTCAGAAAAGGAGTAACAACTGCATCAAAAATTGCCAGAAATTTATCCAGGTGTATTGAAGGAGAAGGCCAGTTATAGAAGAATATCAAAGGACCAAAGAATAAGACAACCACAGAGATATGAGCTGAAAGTGTGGACAGAGCCTTAGAGGAAGAACTTGATGAGTGTTTTTGTACAGTGATTATGATGACAATATAGGAAATGATCAGTATGATGAAGGAGCCCACAGAGATGAATCCACTGTTGGCTGTGACCATGAATTCCAGTTGGTAAGTGTCTATGCAGGCAAGTTTGATAAATCGAGGAAGGTCACAGTAGAAGCTGTCCAACACATTTGGCCCACAGAAAGGTAAGTCTACTACAAAAGCTAGTTGAACCAGAGAGTGAATAAGGCCAAT
The Microtus pennsylvanicus isolate mMicPen1 chromosome 2, mMicPen1.hap1, whole genome shotgun sequence DNA segment above includes these coding regions:
- the LOC142844843 gene encoding olfactory receptor 4F3/4F16/4F29-like, with translation MYQSNSSVVSEFVFLGLTNSWSIQLLLFVFSSMFYVASMTGNSLIVFAVASDPHLHSPMYFLLANLSFIDLGVSSVVSPKMIYDLFRKHRVISFRGCVTQIFFIHVIGGVEMVLLIAMAFDRYVAICKPLHYLTIMSPRMCILFLVAAWVIGLIHSLVQLAFVVDLPFCGPNVLDSFYCDLPRFIKLACIDTYQLEFMVTANSGFISVGSFIILIISYIVIIITVQKHSSSSSSKALSTLSAHISVVVLFFGPLIFFYNWPSPSIHLDKFLAIFDAVVTPFLNPVIYTFRNQEMKVAMRRVRRQLLSYRKTS